From the Lolium rigidum isolate FL_2022 chromosome 2, APGP_CSIRO_Lrig_0.1, whole genome shotgun sequence genome, one window contains:
- the LOC124686244 gene encoding 60S ribosomal protein L37-2-like, protein MTKGTGSFGKRRNKTHTLCIRCGRRSFHLQKSTCSSCGYPAARIRKYNWSVKAIRRKTTGTGRMRYMRHVPRRFKSNFREGTEAAPRKSAAAN, encoded by the exons ATG ACGAAGGGCACGGGCAGCTTCGGCAAGCGCCGGAACAAGACGCACACGCTCTGCATCCGCTGCGGCCGCCGCAGCTTCCACCTCCAGAAGAGCACCTGCTCCTCCTGCGGCTACCCCGCCGCCCGCATCCGCAAGT ACAACTGGAGTGTGAAGGCCATCAGGCGCAAGACAACCGGAACTGGAAGGATGAGGTACATGCGCCATGTGCCTCGCAGGTTCAAGAGCAACTTCAGAGAAG GTACTGAGGCTGCCCCCAGGAAGAGTGCTGCAGCCAACTAG